The following proteins are co-located in the Methanobrevibacter sp. genome:
- a CDS encoding NAD(P)-dependent oxidoreductase, which translates to MIIGLIGFGKVSKNLINLIKSDDITFVTSMDGRSNKTIGSIEKLEIDVLDTFKDVAIVSDILISANSPKNAIDAAKNYGKFTKGIYLDLNNISPETTLEINNYVENLVDGAIIGKVDSDNPVLYLSGAKSDELLFLDKFIQTKKISDSVGDVAILKLLRSSYTKTLSALLIESAQIANEYDLEKEFFDILSLTEGDDFREKSTSRINNTLNNSKRKAEELEEIINCFDKNELIMVKAALEKLNQ; encoded by the coding sequence GGATTTGGAAAAGTTTCAAAAAATCTCATAAATTTGATTAAATCAGATGACATTACATTTGTAACTTCAATGGATGGCAGGTCTAATAAAACCATTGGATCCATTGAAAAATTAGAAATCGATGTTTTGGATACATTTAAGGATGTAGCTATTGTATCAGACATTTTAATTTCTGCAAACTCTCCGAAAAATGCAATAGATGCTGCAAAAAATTATGGGAAATTTACAAAAGGAATCTATCTTGACTTAAACAATATTTCTCCGGAAACAACTCTTGAAATAAATAATTATGTTGAGAATCTTGTTGATGGTGCAATAATTGGAAAAGTAGATTCTGATAATCCTGTTTTATATTTATCCGGTGCAAAATCAGATGAATTGCTATTTTTAGATAAGTTCATTCAAACTAAAAAGATCAGCGATAGCGTTGGGGATGTAGCTATTTTGAAACTGCTTAGAAGCAGTTATACAAAGACATTATCTGCTCTTTTGATTGAATCAGCTCAAATAGCTAACGAATATGATTTGGAAAAAGAGTTTTTTGATATTTTATCCCTGACTGAAGGAGATGATTTTAGGGAAAAATCCACATCAAGAATAAATAATACATTGAATAATTCAAAAAGAAAAGCTGAAGAGCTTGAAGAAATAATTAATTGTTTTGATAAAAATGAGTTGATAATGGTTAAGGCAGCCTTAGAAAAGCTTAACCAATAA
- a CDS encoding adenylyltransferase/cytidyltransferase family protein, translating to MLILIGISADFDPVHKGHEKLIKEARKLADKEDKKVVVYLNKGFSANHAPFFVNFEARRDMALALGADDVKSFEGLHHRLVLSYSVPIRLKQMIDDGVTDYITSAKISLDEIKSKAQKFIDEGNFVGMPKSYTNRNEIRWYAINHFLGSKLNYHVVKEFNKDKYSGRLIRQSIIDNGMVITDEVKDLLPETTVEILQREIDAGRVPGDRNWADIYKRMNTYSRGNLEKIAYLNGNTINEIIKRRVYRDPESIWAVFRRSDYGPVMTRLAISAIEMEVTKKEVMDLMKSYESQGVIPDNQKVQRVIDRAWYVASSDLDAREANDKFRSEKIDVDAPLSLEAGLNLTKFETKITKEGLKTDLYVDKNGKISVQFKSEGKKIKTNLRLPAKEVTYLRYIMDAHFIPVNGHIKEAKKGFKVKVVIG from the coding sequence GTGTTAATATTGATTGGAATTAGTGCAGATTTTGACCCTGTTCATAAAGGTCATGAAAAATTAATTAAAGAGGCTAGAAAACTAGCTGATAAGGAAGATAAGAAAGTAGTTGTTTATTTAAATAAGGGATTCAGCGCAAATCATGCTCCATTTTTCGTTAATTTTGAAGCCCGTAGAGATATGGCATTGGCATTGGGTGCTGATGATGTTAAATCTTTTGAAGGATTACATCATAGATTAGTATTATCCTACAGTGTACCTATTAGACTTAAACAAATGATTGATGATGGAGTGACTGACTACATTACTTCAGCGAAAATCTCACTTGATGAAATAAAATCAAAAGCACAGAAATTCATTGATGAAGGAAACTTTGTCGGAATGCCAAAAAGCTACACAAACAGAAACGAAATACGCTGGTATGCAATCAATCATTTTCTTGGATCCAAACTCAATTACCATGTAGTTAAGGAATTCAACAAAGACAAATATTCCGGAAGGCTCATCAGACAGTCAATTATTGATAATGGAATGGTAATCACTGATGAAGTTAAAGATTTGCTTCCAGAAACAACTGTTGAGATTCTCCAGCGCGAAATCGATGCTGGAAGAGTTCCTGGAGACAGGAATTGGGCTGATATTTACAAAAGAATGAACACTTATTCCAGAGGAAATCTTGAAAAAATAGCTTACCTCAATGGGAATACAATTAATGAAATCATCAAAAGAAGAGTTTATAGAGACCCAGAATCCATATGGGCCGTATTTAGAAGGTCCGACTATGGTCCGGTAATGACCAGGCTTGCAATCAGTGCGATTGAAATGGAAGTTACAAAAAAAGAAGTAATGGATTTGATGAAAAGTTATGAATCTCAGGGTGTTATTCCTGACAACCAGAAAGTTCAAAGAGTCATTGACAGGGCATGGTATGTTGCAAGTAGTGATTTGGATGCCCGTGAAGCAAATGACAAGTTCAGAAGCGAAAAGATTGATGTTGATGCTCCATTAAGCTTGGAAGCTGGTTTGAATCTAACTAAATTTGAGACAAAAATTACAAAAGAAGGTCTTAAAACAGACTTGTATGTTGACAAGAACGGGAAGATTTCAGTTCAGTTCAAAAGTGAAGGTAAAAAGATTAAAACAAACTTAAGGCTTCCAGCAAAAGAAGTTACATACCTAAGATACATCATGGATGCACACTTCATTCCAGTTAACGGACATATAAAAGAAGCTAAAAAAGGATTTAAAGTTAAAGTGGTTATTGGTTAA
- a CDS encoding DUF308 domain-containing protein, whose product MKTKFVSLLSILLGLIIIIFPIMGVIGVSSLIGLSVLLMSIYLLIVGVTIIDYNSSGAILDLVLGLILLFLSICLIFNPALLGFLTEISMYFAGIMLIIVAVASLINNRNSRYGFYIGIIGIVLGLLYIIIGTYLSNPIILGTLIGIWLVISGILKLMDR is encoded by the coding sequence ATGAAAACTAAATTTGTTAGTTTACTATCCATACTTCTCGGATTAATAATTATCATTTTTCCAATAATGGGAGTTATTGGAGTTAGTTCCTTAATTGGTTTATCCGTATTATTAATGTCTATTTACTTGCTTATTGTTGGAGTAACAATTATAGACTATAATAGTAGTGGTGCAATACTTGATTTAGTTTTAGGACTTATACTTTTATTCTTAAGTATTTGTTTGATATTCAATCCAGCATTACTTGGATTCCTAACTGAAATTTCAATGTATTTCGCAGGAATAATGTTAATCATTGTTGCTGTTGCTTCATTGATCAACAACCGTAATTCAAGATATGGTTTTTATATTGGAATCATTGGAATTGTTCTTGGTTTATTATATATAATTATTGGAACTTATCTCTCAAACCCAATTATTCTTGGTACTTTAATCGGAATTTGGTTAGTGATAAGTGGTATTTTAAAATTAATGGATAGATAG